Genomic window (Oculatellaceae cyanobacterium):
CCAACTCTTTCTCAATGCAGCTAGAGATGGCTCATACTTTTTTAATCTTCTCAACTCTCCCCCTCCCCTTGTCCCCTTGTCTCCCCTTAGTAAATAAGTGATTAAATCAATTGCAAGCTTGTACTACTACCCAGAGTTTTAGATAAAGCTGTTTCCAAACGCTCTACTGGTACTTTCTTTTTCAATGATTCAGAAGTAATCTTAATAGTTGCTACTCCGTCTTCTATTGCTATTAGTTGTCCATGCTGTTGTAGTAGTGCTTTGGTACTAAGTGGCAGATTATTTAGGGTTTTTGTCCAAATTTCTGGTGATGATGTTACGGGTGTTGGTGGTAGCGTTTTTGTATCTTGATTCTCGTTGATTGTAATAGTAGGCTCACTTGCTAGTGATAACAATCCTAGCAATGTAACTTCTAACCATAAGCACGGTTGAGTGGTGTTTCTAATTAAAACTTCACTGTCTTTGAGATGTTTTTGTCCCAGGAAGATTTGTTGAGTGTCCCAAGTTTTGGCAAGTTCGCATAATTGAAGCCATGTTGGAGGTGTTAATGCTACTAAGTCACTACGATTGGGGGCGGTTTTGGCTATGAGTAAATTTCGGTAGAAACTAGCTAGGTTTTGCAGGATACTTAACGGTTCTTTACCTTTGGCTACTATGTGGCTAGTTTGTTCTAGTAATGCTTCAGAGTTCTTAAGTGCGATCGCACTCAATATTACCATTAAGTCGGTTTCTGGTACTGCTCCTACTAAATCCCAGACTTTTTCTACTGTTATTTGACCCGATAATAAACTTAGTTGGTCTAATAAACTTTCTGCATCTCGTAATCCTCCTTGTGCTATTTGAGCTACTAATTTTATTGCTTTGGTTGTGATATTGATGTTTTCTGTTGTGGCAATATAATTTAAGTGTTGCACCATTGCATCTAAGGGAATGCGCCGAAAGTCAAATCTTTGGCAGCGCGAGATGATGGTTGGCAGGACTTTTTGGGGTTCTGTGGTTGCTAGTACAAAGATTACATGGGCGGGTGGTTCTTCTAGTGTTTTGAGTAAGGCGTTCATGGCGGCGCTGCTAAGTCCGTGTACTTCGTCAATGATGTAGACTTTGTAGCGTGCGGTGACCGGGGCGAATTGAGCGCGTTCAATAATTTCTCTGACTGCATCTACTCCGGTATGAGTGGCGGCATCAATTTCTATAACGTCTAGGCAGGAACCTGTGGCGATGCTTGTACATAGAGGGCATTCACCGCAGGGTGTGGGGGTGGGTTGGTCTGAGTGTAAGCAGTTTAATGATTTGGCTAGGATGCGGGCGCTGGAGGTTTTACCTGTGCCTCTAGCTCCTGTGAATAGGTAAGCTGGTGCTATTTGTTGGCTGTTGATGGCGTTTGTGAGGGTGGTGGTTATGGGATTTTGACCTACGAGTTCTGTGAAGGTCTGGGGACGATATTTTTGATGTATTGGGGTATACATAGGTGTTGGTTGTGGGTTGATTAGATAGTCTTTTAGGCAGGGGGGCGGGGTGCAGGGGGAGTTAGAACAAGCTACCGACGATTCTTCATTGATATAGGTTCAGAACTTGGTGCGTGCGCGCGAACTTGAGAACGCTAACTTAATAGCGTGCAGGCGCTTATTGGGATTCATCGGAAAACCTATCTATATCTGTCTGCAATACTTGTTTTCTTTTCCCCCTGCCCCCTGCTCCCTGCTCCCTGCCCCGAAGCCTCTTATTCAATACTCAGAAGGTAAGAGCAAGACTTTTTGAATCAGGTACAATTTAATGAAGCTTAAAGGGAAATCTGTATACTCGATTTCTTGTTTAACTACTGGTTCGGTGTC
Coding sequences:
- a CDS encoding DNA polymerase III subunit gamma/tau; its protein translation is MYTPIHQKYRPQTFTELVGQNPITTTLTNAINSQQIAPAYLFTGARGTGKTSSARILAKSLNCLHSDQPTPTPCGECPLCTSIATGSCLDVIEIDAATHTGVDAVREIIERAQFAPVTARYKVYIIDEVHGLSSAAMNALLKTLEEPPAHVIFVLATTEPQKVLPTIISRCQRFDFRRIPLDAMVQHLNYIATTENINITTKAIKLVAQIAQGGLRDAESLLDQLSLLSGQITVEKVWDLVGAVPETDLMVILSAIALKNSEALLEQTSHIVAKGKEPLSILQNLASFYRNLLIAKTAPNRSDLVALTPPTWLQLCELAKTWDTQQIFLGQKHLKDSEVLIRNTTQPCLWLEVTLLGLLSLASEPTITINENQDTKTLPPTPVTSSPEIWTKTLNNLPLSTKALLQQHGQLIAIEDGVATIKITSESLKKKVPVERLETALSKTLGSSTSLQLI